A genomic segment from Agromyces sp. CF514 encodes:
- a CDS encoding ABC transporter permease: protein MTAATRPLEGRGASAPAGSKPFARLRRQPWDLFVALAATAVFALAALWPQLLATQGPLAMDLANTLQPPSPEHWFGTDESGRDLYSRVVYGTAASLGVGIGAAAVSLTFAVLLGALAALGNRPTSAAVGWLLEVAFAFPALLLSLLLIAVLGPSILTLILAVGIGTAPGYARMVRGQILSAKDSPYVEAAVALGHPRGRILRQHVLPNSLRPLVAVFALSIGQSIVWASSLSFLGLGIAPPSPEWGALLDAGRGYITVAGWLTVIPGLVIVVLALTTTTLGRHLQSFLEKGEK, encoded by the coding sequence ATGACCGCCGCGACCCGACCGTTGGAGGGCCGGGGCGCCTCGGCCCCCGCGGGCTCGAAGCCGTTCGCCCGCCTGCGCCGTCAGCCATGGGACCTGTTCGTCGCGCTCGCCGCGACGGCGGTGTTCGCCCTGGCAGCGCTGTGGCCGCAACTGCTCGCGACCCAGGGGCCGCTCGCGATGGACCTCGCGAACACGCTCCAGCCCCCGTCGCCCGAGCACTGGTTCGGCACCGACGAATCGGGCCGCGACCTCTACTCGCGCGTGGTCTACGGCACGGCCGCGTCGCTCGGCGTCGGCATCGGGGCCGCGGCGGTCAGCCTCACGTTCGCCGTGCTGCTCGGCGCGCTCGCCGCGCTCGGCAACCGGCCGACCTCGGCGGCCGTCGGATGGCTGCTCGAGGTGGCCTTCGCGTTCCCGGCGCTGCTGCTCTCGCTGCTGCTGATCGCGGTGCTCGGCCCGTCGATCCTGACCCTGATCCTCGCGGTCGGCATCGGCACCGCGCCGGGCTACGCGCGCATGGTGCGCGGCCAGATCCTCTCGGCCAAGGACTCCCCGTACGTCGAGGCCGCGGTCGCCCTCGGCCACCCGCGCGGGCGCATCCTGCGCCAGCACGTGCTGCCCAACTCGCTCCGACCCCTCGTCGCGGTCTTCGCCCTGTCGATCGGCCAGTCGATCGTCTGGGCGTCGAGCCTGTCGTTCCTGGGGCTCGGCATCGCGCCGCCCTCGCCGGAGTGGGGCGCGCTCCTCGACGCCGGCCGCGGCTACATCACGGTCGCGGGGTGGCTCACCGTGATCCCCGGGCTCGTGATCGTGGTGCTGGCCCTGACCACGACCACGCTCGGCCGCCACCTGCAGTCGTTCCTCGAGAAGGGGGAGAAGTGA
- a CDS encoding ABC transporter ATP-binding protein, translated as MSIIETDAAGQDLAVDIDGLPGFRPRLRVRGLSVAFETTAGIRPIVHDVSFDLQPGECVAIVGESGSGKSVTARSLVGLAGRGAQVAADELTLHERDVLGLGERQWRGIRGVEVGFILQDALVSLDPLRPVGAEIAEGLRLHGWGDRASRRRKVVELLESVGVPRPEARARQRPDQLSGGLRQRALIASALALDPDVVIADEPTTALDVTVQAQVLALLEASKRRGASIILISHDLSVVAQLADHILVMQDGRVVEQGPARELLSSPSEEYTKALIAAVPSEETRGGALSPAGRELLAAAPPAPEVLDEVVLEARDLVRRFRAPDGSVTTAVGGVSFALHRGETLGIVGESGSGKSTTGRIALALEEADAGTVTLLGQPWSVLPEARRRALRSRISVVSQDPLSSFDPRWNVERILLDALARGEFATAAARAARIRELLDQVGLPHAVLGRFPLRLSGGQRQRIAIARALAEAPDIIVLDEAVSALDVTIQAQILDLLVALQRRLGLSYLFISHDLGVIAHLSHRVLVMKDGVVVESGTPDDVFHRPREPYTRELIASIPAFEPHRAQETP; from the coding sequence ATGAGCATCATCGAGACGGATGCCGCGGGGCAGGACCTCGCCGTCGACATCGACGGGCTGCCCGGCTTCCGACCGCGCCTGCGCGTGCGAGGACTCTCGGTCGCCTTCGAGACCACCGCGGGCATCCGGCCCATCGTGCACGACGTGTCGTTCGACCTCCAGCCGGGCGAATGCGTCGCGATCGTCGGCGAGTCGGGCTCGGGAAAGTCCGTGACCGCGCGCTCGCTCGTCGGACTCGCGGGTCGGGGCGCGCAGGTCGCGGCCGACGAGCTCACGCTGCACGAACGCGACGTGCTCGGCCTGGGCGAACGCCAGTGGCGAGGCATCCGCGGGGTCGAGGTCGGCTTCATCCTGCAGGACGCGCTCGTCTCGCTCGACCCGTTGCGACCCGTCGGCGCGGAGATCGCCGAGGGGCTCCGGCTGCACGGCTGGGGCGATCGCGCATCACGCCGTCGGAAGGTCGTCGAGCTGCTCGAATCGGTCGGCGTGCCCCGGCCCGAGGCGAGGGCGAGGCAACGGCCCGACCAGCTCTCCGGGGGCCTGCGCCAACGCGCGCTCATCGCCTCGGCGCTCGCGCTCGACCCCGACGTGGTCATCGCCGACGAGCCGACGACCGCCCTCGACGTCACCGTGCAGGCCCAGGTGCTGGCCCTGCTCGAGGCGTCCAAGCGACGCGGCGCCTCGATCATCCTGATCAGCCACGACCTCTCGGTCGTGGCGCAGCTCGCCGACCACATCCTGGTGATGCAGGACGGGCGCGTCGTCGAGCAGGGTCCGGCCCGCGAGCTGCTGAGCTCGCCGAGTGAGGAGTACACCAAGGCGCTCATCGCCGCGGTGCCGAGCGAGGAGACCCGTGGCGGAGCCCTCAGCCCGGCGGGCCGCGAGCTGCTCGCCGCGGCCCCGCCGGCCCCCGAGGTGCTCGACGAGGTGGTGCTCGAGGCCCGCGACCTCGTGCGGCGCTTCCGCGCGCCCGACGGTTCGGTCACGACCGCGGTCGGAGGCGTCTCCTTCGCGTTGCATCGCGGCGAGACGCTCGGCATCGTCGGCGAGTCGGGCTCGGGCAAGAGCACGACGGGCCGCATCGCGCTGGCGCTCGAGGAGGCGGATGCGGGCACGGTCACGTTGCTCGGGCAACCGTGGTCCGTGCTGCCCGAGGCCAGGCGTCGGGCGCTCCGCTCGCGCATCTCCGTGGTGTCGCAGGACCCGCTGTCGAGCTTCGACCCGCGCTGGAACGTCGAGCGCATCCTGCTCGACGCGCTCGCCAGGGGCGAGTTCGCGACGGCCGCCGCGCGCGCGGCCCGCATCCGCGAGCTGCTCGACCAGGTCGGGCTGCCGCACGCCGTGCTCGGCCGGTTCCCGCTGCGGCTGTCGGGCGGGCAACGCCAGCGCATCGCGATCGCGCGCGCCCTCGCGGAGGCCCCGGACATCATCGTGCTCGACGAGGCGGTCTCCGCGCTCGACGTCACGATCCAGGCCCAGATCCTCGACCTGCTCGTCGCACTCCAGCGGCGGCTCGGCCTCAGCTACCTGTTCATCTCGCACGACCTCGGCGTCATCGCGCACCTGAGCCACCGCGTGCTCGTGATGAAGGACGGCGTCGTCGTCGAGTCCGGAACGCCCGACGACGTCTTCCACCGCCCGCGCGAGCCGTACACGCGCGAGCTGATCGCATCCATCCCCGCCTTCGAACCGCACCGAGCACAGGAGACCCCATGA
- a CDS encoding NtaA/DmoA family FMN-dependent monooxygenase (This protein belongs to a clade of FMN-dependent monooxygenases, within a broader family of flavin-dependent oxidoreductases, the luciferase-like monooxygenase (LMM) family, some of whose members use coenzyme F420 rather than FMN.), which translates to MTIPLHFNAFVMNTNSHIHHGQWRRPDAGQVDFEDVELWIDLAKKLEEAKFDALFFADVTGVYGDADADFDVYIREGLQIPSNDPIPLVAALAVHTSRIGLALTSNVAQSHPYQFARQVSTLDHISKGRVAWNIVTGLQDNGARNFGHPRLTDHTERYAWAEEYVDVTYKLWEGSWDEGALLKDRERGIYSDASKIHKINHVSERYSVQGPHLPSPSPQRTPVLYQAGSSESGRAFAARHAEATFIISPNPALAKQLIDDTRRQAVEAGRRAEDIKFFQGLSFVIGDTEEEAKAKAAEYEQYVSIDGYLAHSALVDKTGRVYDPETPLKDVETNTAKGFGEWVSKAITDREPLVRDVALLISRSTRIVGTPEQIADALVEWQEAGVDGINVINWVIPGSFEEFAEKVLPVLRERGLAQSEYGDDTTLRGRLFGAPRLNERHPAARYRGAFGRDAVASTGARVDEGGSDAAGSAAADLAEVPEAAR; encoded by the coding sequence ATGACCATCCCACTGCACTTCAACGCCTTCGTGATGAACACGAACTCGCACATCCACCACGGCCAGTGGCGCCGCCCCGACGCGGGCCAGGTCGACTTCGAGGACGTCGAGCTCTGGATCGACCTCGCCAAGAAGCTCGAGGAGGCGAAGTTCGACGCGCTCTTCTTCGCCGACGTGACCGGGGTCTACGGCGACGCGGATGCGGACTTCGACGTCTACATCCGCGAGGGCCTCCAGATCCCCTCGAACGACCCCATCCCGCTGGTCGCGGCTCTCGCGGTGCACACGTCGCGCATCGGGCTCGCGCTCACCTCGAACGTCGCGCAGAGCCACCCGTACCAGTTCGCCCGCCAGGTCTCGACACTCGACCACATCTCGAAGGGCCGGGTCGCCTGGAACATCGTGACCGGCCTGCAGGACAACGGTGCGCGGAACTTCGGGCACCCGCGCCTGACCGACCACACCGAACGCTACGCGTGGGCCGAGGAGTACGTCGACGTGACGTACAAGCTCTGGGAGGGGTCGTGGGACGAGGGGGCGCTCCTGAAGGACCGCGAGCGCGGCATCTACTCCGACGCGTCGAAGATCCACAAGATCAACCACGTCTCCGAGCGGTACTCCGTGCAGGGGCCGCACCTGCCGTCGCCGTCGCCCCAGCGCACGCCCGTGCTCTACCAGGCGGGTTCCTCGGAGTCGGGCCGCGCGTTCGCCGCGAGGCACGCCGAGGCGACGTTCATCATCTCGCCGAACCCGGCGCTCGCGAAGCAGCTCATCGACGACACCCGCCGTCAGGCCGTCGAGGCCGGCCGCCGCGCCGAGGACATCAAGTTCTTCCAGGGCCTGTCGTTCGTGATCGGCGACACCGAGGAGGAGGCGAAGGCCAAGGCGGCCGAGTACGAGCAGTACGTCTCGATCGACGGCTACCTCGCCCACTCTGCGCTCGTCGACAAGACCGGGCGCGTCTACGACCCCGAGACCCCGCTGAAGGACGTCGAGACGAACACCGCCAAGGGCTTCGGCGAGTGGGTCTCGAAGGCGATCACCGATCGCGAGCCCCTCGTGCGCGACGTCGCCCTGCTCATCTCCCGGTCGACCCGCATCGTGGGCACGCCCGAGCAGATCGCCGACGCCCTCGTCGAGTGGCAGGAGGCCGGCGTCGACGGCATCAACGTCATCAACTGGGTCATCCCCGGCTCCTTCGAGGAGTTCGCCGAGAAGGTGCTGCCCGTGCTGCGCGAGCGCGGCCTCGCCCAGAGCGAGTACGGCGACGACACGACCCTGCGCGGCCGCCTCTTCGGCGCCCCTCGCCTGAACGAGCGGCACCCGGCGGCGAGGTACCGCGGCGCCTTCGGCCGTGACGCGGTCGCGAGCACCGGTGCACGGGTCGACGAGGGCGGGTCGGATGCCGCCGGCAGCGCCGCGGCCGACCTCGCCGAGGTTCCGGAGGCAGCCCGGTGA
- a CDS encoding acyl-CoA dehydrogenase family protein — protein sequence MSHELDGTRPFAETRALAEAGFGALRVPVEEGGAGLSVAEFFEVLVDLAAADPNQPQLWRNHIAFVEDRLAGGSGRDHAWLARIADGAVIGGAWSETGTTSILGDTRLERVDGRLLLNGTKYYSTGSIYADHVGVLALAEDGELRIALVDARSEGLELVDDWTGFGQRATGSGTTRLRDVAVDEDAVLEFTDRFISQEAVYQLVLVAALAGVARAARADAVESVRARARSYPHALAERPREDAQVQQVVGRIAALAGLAEASVARGARALDAVVAAVGSDRDEPADEHVQDAARAAAVAVYEAQVAVAEAALQASTLLFDALGSSGVQRSAALDRHWRNARTLTSHNPRIYKERVLGDFYLNDADPLSIYTPAPAVAGTNGESA from the coding sequence GTGTCGCACGAACTGGACGGCACGCGCCCGTTCGCCGAGACCCGAGCGCTCGCCGAGGCGGGCTTCGGGGCGCTGCGCGTGCCGGTCGAGGAGGGTGGCGCGGGATTGAGCGTCGCGGAGTTCTTCGAGGTGCTCGTCGACCTCGCGGCCGCGGACCCGAACCAGCCGCAGCTCTGGCGCAATCACATCGCGTTCGTCGAGGATCGCCTCGCCGGCGGCTCGGGGCGCGACCACGCCTGGCTGGCGCGCATCGCCGACGGCGCCGTGATCGGCGGCGCCTGGTCGGAGACCGGGACCACCTCGATCCTCGGAGACACCCGTCTCGAACGCGTCGACGGTCGCCTGCTGCTGAACGGTACGAAGTACTACAGCACGGGGTCGATCTACGCAGACCACGTGGGCGTGCTGGCGCTCGCCGAGGATGGCGAGCTCAGGATCGCGCTCGTCGACGCCCGCAGCGAGGGCCTCGAGCTCGTCGACGACTGGACCGGCTTCGGCCAGCGCGCGACCGGCAGCGGGACCACGCGCCTGCGCGACGTGGCGGTGGACGAAGACGCCGTGCTCGAATTCACGGACCGGTTCATCTCGCAGGAGGCGGTCTACCAGCTGGTGCTGGTCGCGGCCCTCGCGGGCGTCGCGCGTGCAGCGCGGGCCGACGCGGTCGAGTCCGTGCGGGCACGCGCCAGGTCGTATCCGCACGCGCTCGCAGAACGGCCTCGCGAGGATGCCCAGGTGCAGCAGGTCGTCGGGCGGATCGCGGCCCTCGCGGGCCTCGCCGAGGCATCCGTCGCCCGTGGAGCACGCGCTCTCGACGCAGTCGTGGCAGCGGTCGGATCGGATCGGGACGAACCCGCCGACGAACACGTGCAGGACGCCGCACGCGCGGCCGCCGTCGCCGTCTACGAGGCGCAGGTCGCGGTCGCCGAGGCCGCCCTCCAGGCCTCGACCCTGCTGTTCGACGCCCTCGGCTCGTCGGGCGTGCAGCGCTCCGCCGCGCTCGACCGGCACTGGCGGAACGCCCGCACCCTGACCTCGCACAACCCGCGCATCTACAAGGAGCGCGTGCTCGGCGACTTCTACCTGAACGACGCCGATCCGCTCAGCATCTACACCCCGGCGCCCGCAGTCGCCGGGACGAACGGGGAATCCGCATGA
- a CDS encoding NtaA/DmoA family FMN-dependent monooxygenase (This protein belongs to a clade of FMN-dependent monooxygenases, within a broader family of flavin-dependent oxidoreductases, the luciferase-like monooxygenase (LMM) family, some of whose members use coenzyme F420 rather than FMN.) codes for MTEKKQLILNLFEMACISHISHGLWPLPGNNRHRFDELEYWTELAGILEEGGFDAVFLADVIGAYDVFRDGPETALREGLQSPNLDPLLLVPAMAAVTKRLGFGVTFSTTYEPPFAFARRASTLDHLTKGRFGWNIVTSYLPNAARNFGLEGEIPHDRRYELADEYLDVLYKLWEGSWDDDAVVYDRERRIATDPSKVRYIDHVGETHRVAGPHIVHPSRQRTPVLFQATGSPAGTEFAGRHAELVFTGGRTTEEFRANRQTMRDAAVRNGRGADDVKFIASAVVVVGRTEEEAADKWRLYQEFASVDGYLAHASLPVDLTLAPRDITVAEAIERSGKVLERSSFLPLHLTVGQLLDGLVGGRRERFHVVGTPKTVADEIERWLDEDGIDGINLRQYHSFGTAQDFAELVVPELRRRGRLPDPSDAAATSLRDRLFGRGDRLPDTHIAARYRGGANLDVPVPPLRFPGRDADAA; via the coding sequence ATGACCGAGAAGAAGCAGCTCATCCTGAACCTCTTCGAGATGGCCTGCATCAGCCACATCTCGCACGGGCTGTGGCCGCTGCCCGGCAACAACCGCCACCGGTTCGACGAGCTCGAGTACTGGACCGAGCTCGCCGGGATCCTCGAGGAGGGCGGGTTCGACGCCGTCTTCCTCGCCGACGTGATCGGCGCGTACGACGTGTTCCGCGACGGCCCCGAGACGGCGCTCCGCGAGGGCCTGCAGAGCCCGAACCTCGACCCGCTGCTGCTCGTGCCCGCGATGGCGGCCGTCACGAAGCGGCTCGGTTTCGGCGTGACGTTCTCGACCACGTACGAGCCGCCGTTCGCGTTCGCCCGGCGCGCGTCGACCCTCGACCACCTCACGAAGGGCCGGTTCGGCTGGAACATCGTGACGAGCTACCTGCCGAACGCGGCGCGCAACTTCGGCCTCGAGGGCGAGATCCCGCACGACCGGCGGTACGAGCTGGCCGACGAGTACCTCGACGTGCTCTACAAGCTCTGGGAGGGCTCGTGGGACGACGACGCCGTGGTCTACGACCGCGAGCGCCGCATCGCGACCGACCCGTCGAAGGTGCGCTACATCGACCACGTCGGCGAGACGCACCGTGTCGCCGGGCCGCACATCGTGCACCCGTCGCGGCAGCGCACGCCCGTGCTGTTCCAGGCGACGGGATCCCCGGCCGGCACGGAGTTCGCGGGGCGGCACGCCGAGCTCGTGTTCACGGGCGGGCGCACGACCGAGGAGTTCCGCGCGAACCGGCAGACGATGCGGGATGCCGCCGTGCGCAACGGCCGCGGCGCCGACGACGTGAAGTTCATCGCCAGCGCCGTCGTGGTCGTCGGGCGAACCGAGGAGGAGGCCGCCGACAAGTGGCGGCTGTACCAGGAGTTCGCGAGCGTCGACGGCTACCTCGCGCACGCGAGCCTGCCCGTCGACCTCACCCTCGCGCCCCGCGACATCACCGTCGCCGAGGCGATCGAGCGGTCGGGCAAGGTGCTCGAGCGCTCGTCGTTCCTGCCGCTGCACCTCACCGTCGGGCAGCTGCTCGACGGGCTGGTCGGCGGCCGTCGCGAGCGCTTCCACGTGGTCGGCACGCCGAAGACCGTGGCCGACGAGATCGAGCGCTGGCTCGACGAGGACGGCATCGACGGCATCAACCTGCGGCAGTACCACTCGTTCGGCACGGCGCAGGACTTCGCCGAGCTGGTCGTGCCCGAGCTGCGCCGGCGCGGCCGACTTCCGGACCCGTCGGATGCCGCGGCCACCAGCCTGCGCGATCGGCTGTTCGGGCGCGGCGACCGACTGCCCGACACGCACATCGCCGCCCGCTATCGCGGCGGCGCGAATCTCGACGTGCCGGTTCCGCCGCTGCGGTTCCCCGGGAGGGACGCCGACGCAGCCTGA
- a CDS encoding HAD-IIA family hydrolase, producing MGRRDEVECWLTDMDGVLVHENHALPGAAKLLQQWEDSGTPYLVLTNNSIFTARDLSARLRASGLKVPEDRIWTSALATADFLKSQLPGGSAFVIGEAGITTALHEAGFIMTETNPDYVVVGETRNYSFEAITKAIRLIGGGARFIVTNPDATGPSADGPLPATGAIAALITKATGMEPYVVGKPNPMMFRSALNKIGAHSENTAMIGDRMDTDIVAGIEAGLHTVLVLTGISDQAEIEKYPFRPDEILDGVHELLRKDAIETEL from the coding sequence ATGGGACGACGCGATGAAGTCGAGTGCTGGCTGACCGACATGGACGGCGTGCTCGTGCACGAGAACCACGCCCTGCCGGGCGCCGCGAAGCTGCTGCAGCAGTGGGAGGACTCGGGCACGCCCTACCTCGTGCTCACGAACAACTCGATCTTCACGGCGCGCGACCTGTCCGCGCGGCTGCGGGCCAGCGGCCTCAAGGTGCCCGAGGACCGCATCTGGACCTCGGCGCTCGCGACGGCCGACTTCCTGAAGTCGCAGCTGCCGGGCGGCTCCGCGTTCGTCATCGGCGAGGCCGGCATCACGACCGCCCTGCACGAGGCCGGGTTCATCATGACCGAGACGAACCCCGACTACGTCGTCGTCGGCGAGACCCGCAACTACTCGTTCGAGGCCATCACCAAGGCGATCCGCCTCATCGGCGGCGGCGCGCGGTTCATCGTCACGAACCCCGACGCGACCGGCCCGTCGGCCGACGGCCCCCTGCCCGCGACGGGCGCGATCGCCGCGCTCATCACGAAGGCCACGGGCATGGAGCCCTACGTGGTCGGCAAGCCGAACCCGATGATGTTCCGCTCGGCGCTGAACAAGATCGGTGCGCACTCCGAGAACACGGCGATGATCGGCGACCGCATGGACACCGACATCGTCGCGGGCATCGAGGCCGGCCTGCACACCGTGCTCGTGCTCACGGGCATCAGCGACCAGGCCGAGATCGAGAAGTACCCCTTCCGACCCGACGAGATCCTCGACGGCGTGCACGAGCTGCTTCGCAAGGACGCCATCGAGACCGAGCTCTGA
- a CDS encoding UBP-type zinc finger domain-containing protein gives MSEPAPPPSGTGCDACIDGGGWWFHLRRCIDCGNIGCCDSSIAQHARRHSEQTGHAVATSFEPGEHWFWDYAAETSAPSVPLSPPFSRPEDQSAPGPDGRVPAEWRSLLH, from the coding sequence ATGAGCGAGCCCGCGCCGCCGCCGTCGGGAACCGGCTGCGACGCCTGCATCGACGGCGGCGGATGGTGGTTCCACCTGCGTCGCTGCATCGACTGCGGCAACATCGGATGCTGCGACTCGTCGATCGCGCAGCACGCACGCCGTCACTCCGAGCAGACCGGCCACGCGGTCGCGACCTCGTTCGAGCCCGGCGAGCACTGGTTCTGGGACTACGCGGCCGAGACCTCGGCGCCCTCCGTTCCGCTCAGTCCCCCGTTCTCGCGACCCGAAGACCAATCGGCGCCCGGGCCCGACGGGCGCGTGCCCGCGGAATGGCGTTCGTTGCTGCACTGA
- a CDS encoding cyclic nucleotide-binding domain-containing thioredoxin-disulfide reductase yields MGAAGTRTVPEPTDEQWSRMLRYGVATPTQPGDVLFAAGDRWYDLILVESGTVDIVREPLKWIAETRIATLGPRSFAGELGLLNGQRAFLTARVAEAGQVHRIDHEALQRLMAEDDELCDLMLRTLWARREQLRSGPAAWTLKIVGSGRSREAVALRRYAERLDLVHTWADVDDPEVATAYARHGFSLDDLPVAIVQGENVPNATPGQLAEILGLAYAAEDDAAVDLAVVGAGPAGLAAAIYGASEGLQTVLLDSVAPGGQSSSTSRIENYLGFPFGVSGDDLTAQASLQAIKFGVHVIAPCEAVRLASDGGALDLELADGAVVRARAVIITTGVAYRSLPLERWKEFEGAGIHYAASALELRQVAGGEVVVVGGANSAGQAALALASNGCRVRLVVRSDDLGRQMSSYLVDRITEDPRIDVHTGTQVSALEGDERLERVALDGGTTQTVECRGLFCFIGAEPATDWLADLERDEGGFVHTGADVVGLDDAWRALDRMPLPFETSIPRVFAAGDVRRGSMKRVAAAVGEGSSAVASVHRALAAAEVFA; encoded by the coding sequence ATGGGAGCCGCAGGAACCCGAACCGTCCCCGAACCGACCGACGAGCAGTGGTCGCGGATGCTGCGCTACGGCGTCGCGACGCCGACGCAGCCCGGCGACGTGCTCTTCGCCGCGGGCGATCGCTGGTACGACCTGATCCTCGTGGAGTCGGGCACCGTCGACATCGTGCGCGAGCCGCTCAAGTGGATCGCCGAGACCCGCATCGCGACGCTCGGCCCACGCAGCTTCGCAGGCGAGCTGGGCCTGCTGAACGGGCAGCGCGCGTTCCTGACGGCGCGCGTCGCCGAAGCGGGCCAGGTGCACCGCATCGACCACGAGGCGTTGCAGCGCCTGATGGCCGAAGACGACGAGCTGTGCGACCTCATGCTGCGCACGCTCTGGGCGAGGCGCGAGCAGTTGCGAAGCGGTCCGGCGGCCTGGACGCTCAAGATCGTCGGCTCCGGGCGCTCGCGCGAAGCGGTGGCGCTGCGTCGCTACGCCGAACGGCTCGACCTCGTGCACACGTGGGCCGACGTCGACGACCCCGAAGTCGCGACCGCGTACGCGAGGCACGGGTTCTCGCTCGACGACCTTCCGGTCGCGATCGTGCAGGGCGAGAACGTGCCGAACGCGACGCCGGGCCAGCTCGCCGAGATCCTGGGCCTCGCCTATGCCGCCGAAGACGACGCCGCGGTCGACCTCGCCGTCGTCGGAGCGGGGCCGGCGGGGCTCGCCGCCGCGATCTACGGCGCCTCAGAAGGGCTGCAGACCGTGCTGCTCGACTCGGTCGCGCCGGGCGGGCAGTCGTCGTCGACCTCGCGCATCGAGAACTACCTCGGCTTCCCGTTCGGCGTGAGCGGCGACGACCTCACCGCGCAGGCGTCGCTGCAGGCCATCAAGTTCGGCGTGCACGTCATCGCGCCGTGCGAGGCGGTGCGGCTGGCCTCCGACGGCGGTGCGCTCGACCTCGAGCTCGCCGACGGGGCCGTGGTGCGGGCCCGGGCAGTCATCATCACGACCGGCGTCGCCTACCGCTCGCTGCCGCTCGAGCGGTGGAAGGAGTTCGAGGGTGCCGGCATCCACTACGCCGCCTCGGCGCTCGAGCTGCGTCAGGTCGCAGGCGGCGAGGTCGTGGTCGTCGGCGGCGCGAACTCCGCCGGGCAGGCGGCCCTCGCCCTCGCCTCGAACGGATGCCGCGTGCGGCTCGTGGTGCGCTCCGACGACCTCGGGCGGCAGATGTCGAGCTACCTCGTCGACCGCATCACCGAGGATCCGCGCATCGACGTGCACACCGGGACGCAGGTCAGCGCGCTCGAGGGAGACGAGCGCCTCGAGCGGGTCGCCCTCGACGGCGGAACCACGCAGACCGTCGAGTGCCGCGGCCTGTTCTGCTTCATCGGCGCCGAACCCGCGACCGACTGGCTCGCGGACCTCGAGCGCGACGAGGGGGGCTTCGTGCACACGGGTGCCGACGTGGTCGGCCTCGACGACGCCTGGCGTGCGCTCGACCGCATGCCGTTGCCGTTCGAGACCTCGATCCCCCGGGTCTTCGCCGCTGGCGACGTGCGTCGGGGGTCGATGAAGCGCGTGGCCGCCGCGGTCGGCGAAGGTTCGAGCGCCGTCGCGTCGGTGCACCGGGCGCTCGCGGCCGCGGAGGTGTTCGCATGA
- a CDS encoding VOC family protein, with translation MTGTGPQAVFTATSLAQAAGLVTPVVAAAERFGVLPDVDVRPEGVVVRIPDRNFDGIPAAATGFAAAVSEAAAELQLAADPSRAQSVGIYVAQHSQADVRPFFLAALGYDPLGDTDAVDPLRTGPQLAFNPIAGDSPARGRSHFDVFVPADQAQARVDAALAAGGRLADDSRAPYWWSLASPDNHGVDIAPWPDSDE, from the coding sequence GTGACCGGCACGGGTCCGCAGGCCGTCTTCACGGCGACCTCCCTCGCGCAGGCGGCGGGCCTCGTCACCCCGGTCGTCGCGGCCGCCGAACGGTTCGGCGTGCTGCCCGACGTCGACGTGCGGCCCGAGGGCGTCGTCGTGCGCATCCCTGATCGCAACTTCGACGGGATCCCCGCTGCCGCCACCGGTTTCGCGGCCGCCGTGTCCGAGGCCGCCGCCGAGCTGCAACTGGCCGCCGATCCCTCGCGCGCGCAGTCGGTCGGCATCTACGTGGCCCAGCACTCCCAGGCCGACGTGCGGCCGTTCTTCCTGGCCGCCCTCGGCTACGACCCGCTCGGTGACACCGATGCCGTCGACCCGTTGCGCACGGGGCCGCAGCTCGCGTTCAATCCGATCGCCGGCGATTCCCCGGCGAGAGGTCGGAGCCACTTCGACGTCTTCGTGCCGGCCGACCAGGCCCAGGCGCGGGTCGATGCGGCGCTCGCCGCCGGAGGCCGGCTCGCCGACGATTCGCGCGCTCCGTACTGGTGGTCGCTCGCGTCGCCCGACAACCACGGTGTGGACATCGCTCCATGGCCCGACTCCGATGAGTGA